Proteins co-encoded in one Brassica oleracea var. oleracea cultivar TO1000 chromosome C4, BOL, whole genome shotgun sequence genomic window:
- the LOC106343037 gene encoding myosin-16 isoform X1: protein MGENILVDSHVWVEDPEIAWTHGVVLNIKGDEAEVKTNDGKELVAKLSKLYPKDDEAPSEGVEDMTRLSYLHEPAVLDNLATRYGLNEIYTYTGNILIAVNPFQGLPHLYDAEVMEKYKEASFKELGPHVFAIGGIAYREMINEDRNKCILVSGESGSGKTETTKMLMRYLAYFGGHTAGEGRTVENQVLESNPVLEAFGNAKTVKNNNSSRFGKFVEIQFDDVGRISGAAIRTYLLERSRVCQVSDPERNYHCFYLLCAAPPEDAERFKLGDPKSFRYLNQSSCYELDGVNDAEEYLATRRAMDVVGISETEQDAIFRIVAAILHLGNIEFCKGEDADSSSLKDEQSMFHLQMTSELLMCDPNSLEDALCKRMMVTPEEVIKRSLDPLGAAVSRDGLAKTIYSRLFDWLVNKINISIGQDSHSRRLIGVLDIYGFESFKTNSFEQFCINYTNEKLQQHFNQHVFKMEQGEYEKEEIDWSYVEFVDNKDVVDLIEKKPGGIIALLDEACMLPKSTPETFSEKLYQTFKNHKRFIKPKLTRSDFTLVHYAGEVQYQSDQFLDKNKDYVVAEHQDLLNASKCSFVSGLFPPLPKASSKSKFSSIGARFKLQLQQLMETLNLTEPHYIRCVKPNNLLQPTVFDNANVLHQLRSGGVLEAIRVKCAGYPTNRTFIEFLKRFIILAPEILKGEYEADDACKWILDKKGLTGFQIGKSKVFLRAGQMAELDAHRTKVLGEAAKMIQGQVRTRLTRERYVLLRRASVNIQANWRANLARKISRYMKREEAAIKIQKNLRRQIAIKDYGNTKSSAVTLQSGLRTMVARHEFHYKLKSKAATVIQSYWRGYSAITDYKKLKRASLVYQSKLRGRIARKQLGQSNQADKKKETEHEREVELSNRAEEAVDKSFVKHSDESGDEDMGHDRETTHSIQEDDGTEKSFVMHSEHSDDGEIRHERETKHTTIQADDGIEKSFVMHSEHSSDEEKGHERHTEHTIQADDGIENPFVLDSENLYNNFSDVSHITNPFRDTEIESLTAEVEMLKALLQVEKQRADISERKCDEARELGERRRKRLEETEKRVYQLQDSLNRLLYSMSDQFSQLKSILRSTSMSSTMAASAPVVRDDLADSSENSEASSTDSDFTFPAPSSSSPDNPNQLQVIVQDLSTTEAKGTEIKKEGGFEDYF, encoded by the exons ATGGGTGAAAACATATTGGTGGATTCTCATGTTTGGGTGGAGGACCCGGAGATTGCATGGACTCACGGGGTTGTGCTTAATATCAAGGGAGACGAAGCTGAGGTTAAAACCAATGATGGTAAAGAG CTTGTTGCTAAATTATCAAAACTATATCCAAAAGACGATGAAGCTCCTTCAGAGGGAGTAGAGGACATGACACGATTATCTTATCTCCATGAGCCTGCGGTTCTCGACAACTTGGCCACCAGATATGGGCTGAATGAAATTTAT ACTTATACAGGAAACATTCTTATTGCTGTCAATCCCTTTCAAGGACTCCCTCATCTTTATGACGCTGAGGTTATGGAGAAGTACAAGGAAGCCTCCTTCAAAGAATTGGGCCCTCATGTTTTTGCAATTGGTGGCATTGCATACAG GGAAATGATCAATGAGGACAGGAATAAATGTATACTGGTCAGTGGTGAAAGTGGGTCTGGAAAGACAGAGACGACTAAGATGCTCATGCGTTACCTTGCATACTTTGGCGGGCATACTGCAGGTGAAGGACGGACGGTTGAGAACCAAGTCTTAGAA TCAAATCCAGTTCTCGAGGCATTTGGAAATGCGAAGACTGTTAAGAACAACAACTCCAG TCGTTTTGGGAAATTTGTGGAGATTCAGTTTGATGATGTGGGTCGAATATCTGGGGCAGCCATCAGAACCTACCTTTTGGAGAGGTCTCGTGTTTGCCAAGTTTCAGATCCTGAACGCAACTATCACTGCTTTTACCTCCTGTGTGCTGCTCCTCCAGAG GATGCTGAGAGATTTAAATTGGGGGACCCTAAGTCCTTTCGCTATCTTAACCAATCTAGCTGCTATGAACTTGATGGTGTAAATGATGCAGAGGAGTATCTTGCCACTAGAAGAGCTATGGATGTAGTTGGAATAAGTGAAACAGAACAG GATGCAATTTTCAGAATTGTGGCTGCCATTCTCCATCTTGGAAATATTGAATTTTGCAAGGGAGAAGATGCTGATTCATCATCTCTAAAAGATGAACAGTCAATGTTTCATCTCCAAATGACGTCAGAATTGCTCAT GTGTGATCCCAATTCCTTAGAAGATGCTTTGTGTAAGCGTATGATGGTCACCCCAGAAGAAGTTATCAAAAGAAGTCTTGATCCTCTTGGTGCTGCCGTCAGTAGGGATGGTTTAGCAAAGACAATATACTCTAGACTCTTTGATTG GTTGGTAAACAAAATAAATATCTCTATCGGACAAGATTCTCACTCTAGGCGTTTGATCGGAGTCCTTGACATTTATGGTTTTGAGAGCTTCAAAACCAACAG CTTTGAACAATTCTGTATAAATTACACGAATGAAAAGCTGCAACAGCATTTCAACCAG CATGTATTCAAAATGGAACAAGGTGAATATGAGAAAGAAGAAATAGATTGGAGCTATGTGGAGTTCGTTGATAACAAAGATGTCGTGGATCTGATTGAAAAG AAGCCCGGTGGTATCATTGCTCTTCTAGATGAAGCATG CATGCTACCCAAATCAACTCCTGAAACATTTTCTGAGAAGCTGTATCAAACATTCAAGAATCATAAGCGCTTCATAAAACCAAAATTGACTCGGTCAGATTTTACGTTAGTTCATTATGCAGGGGAG GTTCAGTACCAGTCCGATCAATTTTTAGACAAAAACAAAGACTATGTTGTTGCCGAGCATCAGGATTTGTTAAATGCTTCCAAATGTTCTTTTGTGTCGGGCCTTTTTCCTCCTCTTCCTAAAGCGAGTAGCAAATCTAAGTTTTCCTCCATTGGCGCTCGTTTCAAG CTACAATTGCAACAGCTGATGGAGACACTGAATCTTACGGAACCGCACTACATCAGATGTGTTAAGCCAAACAATTTGTTGCAGCCAACAGTGTTTGACAATGCCAATGTCTTGCACCAATTACGCTCTGGG GGTGTTCTTGAGGCCATCAGAGTGAAATGCGCTGGATATCCAACAAATAGAACTTTCATTGAATTCTTGAAACGATTTATCATTCTTGCACCGGAGATTCTGAAAGGAGA GTATGAAGCAGATGATGCATGCAAGTGGATTTTGGACAAAAAAGGGCTTACAGGTTTCCAA ATTGGGAAAAGTAAAGTTTTCCTTAGAGCTGGTCAGATGGCTGAGCTAGATGCACACAGAACAAAAGTGCTTGGCGAAGCAGCGAAGATGATTCAAGGACAAGTTAGAACCCGTCTCACAAGAGAACGATATGTACTCTTGCGGAGGGCTTCAGTTAATATACAAGCTAATTGGAGAG CAAACCTTGCACGAAAGATATCAAGGTACATGAAAAGGGAGGAAGCCGCCATCAAAATTCAGAAAAACTTACGTAGACAGATTGCGATTAAAGATTATGGGAATACCAAATCTTCGGCAGTCACATTGCAAAGTGGACTCCGGACAATGGTTGCACGCCATGAGTTCCATTATAAACTGAAGTCTAAGGCAGCGACTGTGATCCAG TCTTACTGGCGTGGTTACAGTGCTATAACTGACTACAAGAAACTGAAAAGAGCTTCTCTTGTTTATCAAAGCAAACTCAGAGGAAGGATTGCTAGAAAACAGTTGGGACAGTCAAATCAG GCTGACAAAAAGAAAGAGACAGAACATGAAAGAGAGGTGGAACTTTCCAATCGAGCCGAAGAGGCAGTTGATAAGTCGTTTGTAAAGCATTCAGATGAAAGTGGTGATGAAGATATGGGACATGACAGAGAGACAACACATTCCATCCAAGAAGATGATGGAACTGAAAAGTCCTTTGTAATGCATTCAGAGCATAGCGATGATGGAGAGATAAGACATGAAAGAGAGACAAAGCATACCACTATCCAAGCAGATGATGGAATTGAAAAGTCCTTTGTAATGCATTCAGAGCATAGTAGTGATGAAGAGAAAGGACATGAACGACATACAGAACATACCATCCAAGCAGATGATGGAATTGAAAACCCCTTTGTTCTCGATTCAGAGAACCTTTACAACAACTTCTCTGATGTAAGCCATATAACGAACCCTTTTCGTGATACAGAAATTGAGTCCCTCACTGCCGAAGTTGAGATGTTGAAG GCCTTGTTGCAAGTTGAGAAACAAAGGGCTGACATCTCCGAAAGAAAATGTGATGAAGCTCGAGAACTTGGTGAGAGAAGACGCAAACGATTAGAAGAAACAGAAAAAAGAGTTTACCAACTACAAGACTCTTTGAACAG GTTGTTATATTCTATGTCGGACCAATTCTCGCAACTGAAGTCCATCCTGAGATCTACTTCCATGTCTTCAACGATGGCTGCTTCAGCGCCAGTTGTACGTGATGATCTTGCTGACAGCTCTGAGAACTCTGAAGCTTCATCAACTGATTCTGATTTCACTTTTCCAGCTCCATCTTCTTCTTCTCCAGATAATCCAAATCAGCTGCAGGTTATTGTTCAAGATCTATCAACCACAGAGGCCAAAG GAACAGAGATTAAGAAGGAAGGGGGCTTTGAAGATTACTTTTGA
- the LOC106343037 gene encoding myosin-16 isoform X6 — protein sequence MEKYKEASFKELGPHVFAIGGIAYREMINEDRNKCILVSGESGSGKTETTKMLMRYLAYFGGHTAGEGRTVENQVLESNPVLEAFGNAKTVKNNNSSRFGKFVEIQFDDVGRISGAAIRTYLLERSRVCQVSDPERNYHCFYLLCAAPPEDAERFKLGDPKSFRYLNQSSCYELDGVNDAEEYLATRRAMDVVGISETEQDAIFRIVAAILHLGNIEFCKGEDADSSSLKDEQSMFHLQMTSELLMCDPNSLEDALCKRMMVTPEEVIKRSLDPLGAAVSRDGLAKTIYSRLFDWLVNKINISIGQDSHSRRLIGVLDIYGFESFKTNSFEQFCINYTNEKLQQHFNQHVFKMEQGEYEKEEIDWSYVEFVDNKDVVDLIEKKPGGIIALLDEACMLPKSTPETFSEKLYQTFKNHKRFIKPKLTRSDFTLVHYAGEVQYQSDQFLDKNKDYVVAEHQDLLNASKCSFVSGLFPPLPKASSKSKFSSIGARFKLQLQQLMETLNLTEPHYIRCVKPNNLLQPTVFDNANVLHQLRSGGVLEAIRVKCAGYPTNRTFIEFLKRFIILAPEILKGEYEADDACKWILDKKGLTGFQIGKSKVFLRAGQMAELDAHRTKVLGEAAKMIQGQVRTRLTRERYVLLRRASVNIQANWRANLARKISRYMKREEAAIKIQKNLRRQIAIKDYGNTKSSAVTLQSGLRTMVARHEFHYKLKSKAATVIQSYWRGYSAITDYKKLKRASLVYQSKLRGRIARKQLGQSNQADKKKETEHEREVELSNRAEEAVDKSFVKHSDESGDEDMGHDRETTHSIQEDDGTEKSFVMHSEHSDDGEIRHERETKHTTIQADDGIEKSFVMHSEHSSDEEKGHERHTEHTIQADDGIENPFVLDSENLYNNFSDVSHITNPFRDTEIESLTAEVEMLKALLQVEKQRADISERKCDEARELGERRRKRLEETEKRVYQLQDSLNRLLYSMSDQFSQLKSILRSTSMSSTMAASAPVVRDDLADSSENSEASSTDSDFTFPAPSSSSPDNPNQLQVIVQDLSTTEAKGTEIKKEGGFEDYF from the exons ATGGAGAAGTACAAGGAAGCCTCCTTCAAAGAATTGGGCCCTCATGTTTTTGCAATTGGTGGCATTGCATACAG GGAAATGATCAATGAGGACAGGAATAAATGTATACTGGTCAGTGGTGAAAGTGGGTCTGGAAAGACAGAGACGACTAAGATGCTCATGCGTTACCTTGCATACTTTGGCGGGCATACTGCAGGTGAAGGACGGACGGTTGAGAACCAAGTCTTAGAA TCAAATCCAGTTCTCGAGGCATTTGGAAATGCGAAGACTGTTAAGAACAACAACTCCAG TCGTTTTGGGAAATTTGTGGAGATTCAGTTTGATGATGTGGGTCGAATATCTGGGGCAGCCATCAGAACCTACCTTTTGGAGAGGTCTCGTGTTTGCCAAGTTTCAGATCCTGAACGCAACTATCACTGCTTTTACCTCCTGTGTGCTGCTCCTCCAGAG GATGCTGAGAGATTTAAATTGGGGGACCCTAAGTCCTTTCGCTATCTTAACCAATCTAGCTGCTATGAACTTGATGGTGTAAATGATGCAGAGGAGTATCTTGCCACTAGAAGAGCTATGGATGTAGTTGGAATAAGTGAAACAGAACAG GATGCAATTTTCAGAATTGTGGCTGCCATTCTCCATCTTGGAAATATTGAATTTTGCAAGGGAGAAGATGCTGATTCATCATCTCTAAAAGATGAACAGTCAATGTTTCATCTCCAAATGACGTCAGAATTGCTCAT GTGTGATCCCAATTCCTTAGAAGATGCTTTGTGTAAGCGTATGATGGTCACCCCAGAAGAAGTTATCAAAAGAAGTCTTGATCCTCTTGGTGCTGCCGTCAGTAGGGATGGTTTAGCAAAGACAATATACTCTAGACTCTTTGATTG GTTGGTAAACAAAATAAATATCTCTATCGGACAAGATTCTCACTCTAGGCGTTTGATCGGAGTCCTTGACATTTATGGTTTTGAGAGCTTCAAAACCAACAG CTTTGAACAATTCTGTATAAATTACACGAATGAAAAGCTGCAACAGCATTTCAACCAG CATGTATTCAAAATGGAACAAGGTGAATATGAGAAAGAAGAAATAGATTGGAGCTATGTGGAGTTCGTTGATAACAAAGATGTCGTGGATCTGATTGAAAAG AAGCCCGGTGGTATCATTGCTCTTCTAGATGAAGCATG CATGCTACCCAAATCAACTCCTGAAACATTTTCTGAGAAGCTGTATCAAACATTCAAGAATCATAAGCGCTTCATAAAACCAAAATTGACTCGGTCAGATTTTACGTTAGTTCATTATGCAGGGGAG GTTCAGTACCAGTCCGATCAATTTTTAGACAAAAACAAAGACTATGTTGTTGCCGAGCATCAGGATTTGTTAAATGCTTCCAAATGTTCTTTTGTGTCGGGCCTTTTTCCTCCTCTTCCTAAAGCGAGTAGCAAATCTAAGTTTTCCTCCATTGGCGCTCGTTTCAAG CTACAATTGCAACAGCTGATGGAGACACTGAATCTTACGGAACCGCACTACATCAGATGTGTTAAGCCAAACAATTTGTTGCAGCCAACAGTGTTTGACAATGCCAATGTCTTGCACCAATTACGCTCTGGG GGTGTTCTTGAGGCCATCAGAGTGAAATGCGCTGGATATCCAACAAATAGAACTTTCATTGAATTCTTGAAACGATTTATCATTCTTGCACCGGAGATTCTGAAAGGAGA GTATGAAGCAGATGATGCATGCAAGTGGATTTTGGACAAAAAAGGGCTTACAGGTTTCCAA ATTGGGAAAAGTAAAGTTTTCCTTAGAGCTGGTCAGATGGCTGAGCTAGATGCACACAGAACAAAAGTGCTTGGCGAAGCAGCGAAGATGATTCAAGGACAAGTTAGAACCCGTCTCACAAGAGAACGATATGTACTCTTGCGGAGGGCTTCAGTTAATATACAAGCTAATTGGAGAG CAAACCTTGCACGAAAGATATCAAGGTACATGAAAAGGGAGGAAGCCGCCATCAAAATTCAGAAAAACTTACGTAGACAGATTGCGATTAAAGATTATGGGAATACCAAATCTTCGGCAGTCACATTGCAAAGTGGACTCCGGACAATGGTTGCACGCCATGAGTTCCATTATAAACTGAAGTCTAAGGCAGCGACTGTGATCCAG TCTTACTGGCGTGGTTACAGTGCTATAACTGACTACAAGAAACTGAAAAGAGCTTCTCTTGTTTATCAAAGCAAACTCAGAGGAAGGATTGCTAGAAAACAGTTGGGACAGTCAAATCAG GCTGACAAAAAGAAAGAGACAGAACATGAAAGAGAGGTGGAACTTTCCAATCGAGCCGAAGAGGCAGTTGATAAGTCGTTTGTAAAGCATTCAGATGAAAGTGGTGATGAAGATATGGGACATGACAGAGAGACAACACATTCCATCCAAGAAGATGATGGAACTGAAAAGTCCTTTGTAATGCATTCAGAGCATAGCGATGATGGAGAGATAAGACATGAAAGAGAGACAAAGCATACCACTATCCAAGCAGATGATGGAATTGAAAAGTCCTTTGTAATGCATTCAGAGCATAGTAGTGATGAAGAGAAAGGACATGAACGACATACAGAACATACCATCCAAGCAGATGATGGAATTGAAAACCCCTTTGTTCTCGATTCAGAGAACCTTTACAACAACTTCTCTGATGTAAGCCATATAACGAACCCTTTTCGTGATACAGAAATTGAGTCCCTCACTGCCGAAGTTGAGATGTTGAAG GCCTTGTTGCAAGTTGAGAAACAAAGGGCTGACATCTCCGAAAGAAAATGTGATGAAGCTCGAGAACTTGGTGAGAGAAGACGCAAACGATTAGAAGAAACAGAAAAAAGAGTTTACCAACTACAAGACTCTTTGAACAG GTTGTTATATTCTATGTCGGACCAATTCTCGCAACTGAAGTCCATCCTGAGATCTACTTCCATGTCTTCAACGATGGCTGCTTCAGCGCCAGTTGTACGTGATGATCTTGCTGACAGCTCTGAGAACTCTGAAGCTTCATCAACTGATTCTGATTTCACTTTTCCAGCTCCATCTTCTTCTTCTCCAGATAATCCAAATCAGCTGCAGGTTATTGTTCAAGATCTATCAACCACAGAGGCCAAAG GAACAGAGATTAAGAAGGAAGGGGGCTTTGAAGATTACTTTTGA
- the LOC106343037 gene encoding myosin-16 isoform X2 has protein sequence MGENILVDSHVWVEDPEIAWTHGVVLNIKGDEAEVKTNDGKELVAKLSKLYPKDDEAPSEGVEDMTRLSYLHEPAVLDNLATRYGLNEIYTYTGNILIAVNPFQGLPHLYDAEVMEKYKEASFKELGPHVFAIGGIAYREMINEDRNKCILVSGESGSGKTETTKMLMRYLAYFGGHTAGEGRTVENQVLESNPVLEAFGNAKTVKNNNSSRFGKFVEIQFDDVGRISGAAIRTYLLERSRVCQVSDPERNYHCFYLLCAAPPEDAERFKLGDPKSFRYLNQSSCYELDGVNDAEEYLATRRAMDVVGISETEQDAIFRIVAAILHLGNIEFCKGEDADSSSLKDEQSMFHLQMTSELLMCDPNSLEDALCKRMMVTPEEVIKRSLDPLGAAVSRDGLAKTIYSRLFDWLVNKINISIGQDSHSRRLIGVLDIYGFESFKTNSFEQFCINYTNEKLQQHFNQHVFKMEQGEYEKEEIDWSYVEFVDNKDVVDLIEKKPGGIIALLDEACMLPKSTPETFSEKLYQTFKNHKRFIKPKLTRSDFTLVHYAGEVQYQSDQFLDKNKDYVVAEHQDLLNASKCSFVSGLFPPLPKASSKSKFSSIGARFKLQLQQLMETLNLTEPHYIRCVKPNNLLQPTVFDNANVLHQLRSGGVLEAIRVKCAGYPTNRTFIEFLKRFIILAPEILKGEYEADDACKWILDKKGLTGFQIGKSKVFLRAGQMAELDAHRTKVLGEAAKMIQGQVRTRLTRERYVLLRRASVNIQANWRANLARKISRYMKREEAAIKIQKNLRRQIAIKDYGNTKSSAVTLQSGLRTMVARHEFHYKLKSKAATVIQSYWRGYSAITDYKKLKRASLVYQSKLRGRIARKQLGQSNQADKKKETEHEREVELSNRAEEAVDKSFVKHSDESGDEDMGHDRETTHSIQEDDGTEKSFVMHSEHSDDGEIRHERETKHTTIQADDGIEKSFVMHSEHSSDEEKGHERHTEHTIQADDGIENPFVLDSENLYNNFSDVSHITNPFRDTEIESLTAEVEMLKALLQVEKQRADISERKCDEARELGERRRKRLEETEKRVYQLQDSLNRLLYSMSDQFSQLKSILRSTSMSSTMAASAPVVRDDLADSSENSEASSTDSDFTFPAPSSSSPDNPNQLQVIVQDLSTTEAKGQWNRD, from the exons ATGGGTGAAAACATATTGGTGGATTCTCATGTTTGGGTGGAGGACCCGGAGATTGCATGGACTCACGGGGTTGTGCTTAATATCAAGGGAGACGAAGCTGAGGTTAAAACCAATGATGGTAAAGAG CTTGTTGCTAAATTATCAAAACTATATCCAAAAGACGATGAAGCTCCTTCAGAGGGAGTAGAGGACATGACACGATTATCTTATCTCCATGAGCCTGCGGTTCTCGACAACTTGGCCACCAGATATGGGCTGAATGAAATTTAT ACTTATACAGGAAACATTCTTATTGCTGTCAATCCCTTTCAAGGACTCCCTCATCTTTATGACGCTGAGGTTATGGAGAAGTACAAGGAAGCCTCCTTCAAAGAATTGGGCCCTCATGTTTTTGCAATTGGTGGCATTGCATACAG GGAAATGATCAATGAGGACAGGAATAAATGTATACTGGTCAGTGGTGAAAGTGGGTCTGGAAAGACAGAGACGACTAAGATGCTCATGCGTTACCTTGCATACTTTGGCGGGCATACTGCAGGTGAAGGACGGACGGTTGAGAACCAAGTCTTAGAA TCAAATCCAGTTCTCGAGGCATTTGGAAATGCGAAGACTGTTAAGAACAACAACTCCAG TCGTTTTGGGAAATTTGTGGAGATTCAGTTTGATGATGTGGGTCGAATATCTGGGGCAGCCATCAGAACCTACCTTTTGGAGAGGTCTCGTGTTTGCCAAGTTTCAGATCCTGAACGCAACTATCACTGCTTTTACCTCCTGTGTGCTGCTCCTCCAGAG GATGCTGAGAGATTTAAATTGGGGGACCCTAAGTCCTTTCGCTATCTTAACCAATCTAGCTGCTATGAACTTGATGGTGTAAATGATGCAGAGGAGTATCTTGCCACTAGAAGAGCTATGGATGTAGTTGGAATAAGTGAAACAGAACAG GATGCAATTTTCAGAATTGTGGCTGCCATTCTCCATCTTGGAAATATTGAATTTTGCAAGGGAGAAGATGCTGATTCATCATCTCTAAAAGATGAACAGTCAATGTTTCATCTCCAAATGACGTCAGAATTGCTCAT GTGTGATCCCAATTCCTTAGAAGATGCTTTGTGTAAGCGTATGATGGTCACCCCAGAAGAAGTTATCAAAAGAAGTCTTGATCCTCTTGGTGCTGCCGTCAGTAGGGATGGTTTAGCAAAGACAATATACTCTAGACTCTTTGATTG GTTGGTAAACAAAATAAATATCTCTATCGGACAAGATTCTCACTCTAGGCGTTTGATCGGAGTCCTTGACATTTATGGTTTTGAGAGCTTCAAAACCAACAG CTTTGAACAATTCTGTATAAATTACACGAATGAAAAGCTGCAACAGCATTTCAACCAG CATGTATTCAAAATGGAACAAGGTGAATATGAGAAAGAAGAAATAGATTGGAGCTATGTGGAGTTCGTTGATAACAAAGATGTCGTGGATCTGATTGAAAAG AAGCCCGGTGGTATCATTGCTCTTCTAGATGAAGCATG CATGCTACCCAAATCAACTCCTGAAACATTTTCTGAGAAGCTGTATCAAACATTCAAGAATCATAAGCGCTTCATAAAACCAAAATTGACTCGGTCAGATTTTACGTTAGTTCATTATGCAGGGGAG GTTCAGTACCAGTCCGATCAATTTTTAGACAAAAACAAAGACTATGTTGTTGCCGAGCATCAGGATTTGTTAAATGCTTCCAAATGTTCTTTTGTGTCGGGCCTTTTTCCTCCTCTTCCTAAAGCGAGTAGCAAATCTAAGTTTTCCTCCATTGGCGCTCGTTTCAAG CTACAATTGCAACAGCTGATGGAGACACTGAATCTTACGGAACCGCACTACATCAGATGTGTTAAGCCAAACAATTTGTTGCAGCCAACAGTGTTTGACAATGCCAATGTCTTGCACCAATTACGCTCTGGG GGTGTTCTTGAGGCCATCAGAGTGAAATGCGCTGGATATCCAACAAATAGAACTTTCATTGAATTCTTGAAACGATTTATCATTCTTGCACCGGAGATTCTGAAAGGAGA GTATGAAGCAGATGATGCATGCAAGTGGATTTTGGACAAAAAAGGGCTTACAGGTTTCCAA ATTGGGAAAAGTAAAGTTTTCCTTAGAGCTGGTCAGATGGCTGAGCTAGATGCACACAGAACAAAAGTGCTTGGCGAAGCAGCGAAGATGATTCAAGGACAAGTTAGAACCCGTCTCACAAGAGAACGATATGTACTCTTGCGGAGGGCTTCAGTTAATATACAAGCTAATTGGAGAG CAAACCTTGCACGAAAGATATCAAGGTACATGAAAAGGGAGGAAGCCGCCATCAAAATTCAGAAAAACTTACGTAGACAGATTGCGATTAAAGATTATGGGAATACCAAATCTTCGGCAGTCACATTGCAAAGTGGACTCCGGACAATGGTTGCACGCCATGAGTTCCATTATAAACTGAAGTCTAAGGCAGCGACTGTGATCCAG TCTTACTGGCGTGGTTACAGTGCTATAACTGACTACAAGAAACTGAAAAGAGCTTCTCTTGTTTATCAAAGCAAACTCAGAGGAAGGATTGCTAGAAAACAGTTGGGACAGTCAAATCAG GCTGACAAAAAGAAAGAGACAGAACATGAAAGAGAGGTGGAACTTTCCAATCGAGCCGAAGAGGCAGTTGATAAGTCGTTTGTAAAGCATTCAGATGAAAGTGGTGATGAAGATATGGGACATGACAGAGAGACAACACATTCCATCCAAGAAGATGATGGAACTGAAAAGTCCTTTGTAATGCATTCAGAGCATAGCGATGATGGAGAGATAAGACATGAAAGAGAGACAAAGCATACCACTATCCAAGCAGATGATGGAATTGAAAAGTCCTTTGTAATGCATTCAGAGCATAGTAGTGATGAAGAGAAAGGACATGAACGACATACAGAACATACCATCCAAGCAGATGATGGAATTGAAAACCCCTTTGTTCTCGATTCAGAGAACCTTTACAACAACTTCTCTGATGTAAGCCATATAACGAACCCTTTTCGTGATACAGAAATTGAGTCCCTCACTGCCGAAGTTGAGATGTTGAAG GCCTTGTTGCAAGTTGAGAAACAAAGGGCTGACATCTCCGAAAGAAAATGTGATGAAGCTCGAGAACTTGGTGAGAGAAGACGCAAACGATTAGAAGAAACAGAAAAAAGAGTTTACCAACTACAAGACTCTTTGAACAG GTTGTTATATTCTATGTCGGACCAATTCTCGCAACTGAAGTCCATCCTGAGATCTACTTCCATGTCTTCAACGATGGCTGCTTCAGCGCCAGTTGTACGTGATGATCTTGCTGACAGCTCTGAGAACTCTGAAGCTTCATCAACTGATTCTGATTTCACTTTTCCAGCTCCATCTTCTTCTTCTCCAGATAATCCAAATCAGCTGCAGGTTATTGTTCAAGATCTATCAACCACAGAGGCCAAAGGTCAGTG GAACAGAGATTAA